Below is a genomic region from Citrobacter telavivensis.
CCAATATTGGCGCAGCGCGAGCGGCCTTTTTCCCCTCCATTACCCTGACCAGTGGTCTTTCCGCAAGCAGTACGGAGCTGTCAAGCCTGTTTACGTCAGGAAGTGGAATGTGGAATTTTATCCCTAAAATTGAAATTCCTATTTTTAATGCTGGCAGGAATAAAGCCAATCTGAAGCTGGCTGAAATTCGCCAGCAACAATCGGTGGTTAATTACGAACAAAAAATTCAGTCAGCCTTTAAGGATGTTTCCGACACGCTTGCGCTGCGCGACAGCCTTAGCCAGCAACTTGAGTCACAGCAGCGTTATCTTGATTCACTTCAGATAACTCTCCAGCGTGCCAGAGGATTATATGCAAGTGGTGCTGTCAGTTACATCGAAGTGCTGGATGCAGAACGTTCCCTCTTCGCTACGCAGCAAACCATTCTCGATCTTACCTATTCCCGACAGGTTAACGAAATTAATCTGTTTACCGCGCTGGGTGGCGGTTGGGTAGAGTAAATTTATTTAATTAATCAGGAAATTAAAAATGCGTAATTCACTTAAAGCCGTTTTATTTGGTGCCTTCTCTGTCATGTTTTCTGCCGGTCTTCATGCTGAAACACATCAGCATGGCGATATGAATGCTGCCAGTGATGCTTCGGTACAGCAGGTTATCAAGGGCACCGGTGTCGTTAAAGACATTGATATGAATAGTAAAAAGATTACCATTTCGCACGAAGCAATCCCTGCTGTGGGCTGGCCTGCAATGACCATGCGCTTCACTTTTGTTAATGCAGACGACGCTATCAATGCCCTGAAAACCGGCAACCATGTCGATTTCTCGTTTATTCAGCAGGGCAATATCTCCTTACTCAAAAGCATTAACGTTACGCAATCCTGATTATCAGTCCGGAGCGAATACATCCAGTGCGCCTGAACATTCATTAAGGGATTACTGTGAATGAATGATCGGGCGCATATGCCAGGTGTTTTGATTTTTCAGCGAGAAATTGTATGGCTTCTTTAAAGATAAAATATGCTGCAATAATTATCAGCAGCCTCATAGCAGGAGGGCTGATATCGGTTACTGCCTGGCAGTACGTAAACTCATCACAAAAAACAGTACAAACCGAACAAAAGGCACCGGAGCGAAAGGTACTTTTCTGGTATGACCCGATGAAACCGGATACCAAATTTGATAAACCCGGAAAATCTCCCTTTATGGATATGGACCTGGTGCCAAAATATGCTGATGAAAGCGGCGATAAAAGCAGTGGCGGGATCCGTATCGATCCAACGCAGGTTCAGAATCTGGGATTAAAAACGCAAAAAGTCACGCGAGGAATGCTGAATTATTCTCAGACAATCCCGGCTAATGTCAGTTACAACGAGTATCAGTTTGTCATTGTGCAGGCGCGCTCTGACGGTTTCGTCGAAAAAGTGTATCCCCTGACGATTGGCGATCATGTGAAGAAAGGCACTCCGCTTATCGATATCACCATTCCTGAATGGGTTGAGGCACAAAGTGAGTTCCTGCTGTTATCCGGTACAGGCGGTACGTCAACCCAGATAAAAGGGGTTCTGGAGCGACTTCGTCTGGCTGGTATGCCGGAAGAGGATATTCAAAGGCTGCGTTCAACCCGCACAATCCAGACCCGTTTTACCATTAAAGCACCTATTGATGGTGTCATTACTGCGTTTGACCTGCGCACCGGAATGAATATTTCGAAAGATAAAGTAGTGGCTCAGATTCAGGGGATGGACCCGGTCTGGATCAGCGCTGCAGTGCCAGAATCTATCGCATATCTGCTGAAAGATACGTCGCAGTTTGAAATTTCGGTACCGGCTTATCCGGATAAAACATTCCATGTCGAAAAATGGAACATTCTTCCCAGCGTGGATCAGACAACCCGTACGCTTCAGGTCCGTCTCCAGGTTTCTAATAAGGATGAGTTTCTCAAGCCGGGCATGAATGCCTATCTGAAACTGAATACCAAGAGCCAGGAGATGCTGCTGATACCAAGCCAGGCCGTTATCGATACCGGCAAAGAACAGCGCGTGATTACTGTTGATGATGAAGGCAAGTTTGTGCCGAAACAGATCCACGTTCTGCATGAATCACAGCAACAGTCCGGCATTGGCTCCGGCCTGAATGAAGGCGATACCGTGGTGGTCAGTGGCCTGTTCCTCATTGACTCCGAAGCCAATATTACGGGCGCGCTGGAACGTATGCGCCACCCTGAAAAAACAGAAAACAGTATGCCAGCAATGTCTGAGCAGCCTGTAAATATGCATTCAGGGCACTGAGGAGACGACGATGATTGAATGGATTATCCGGCGCTCTGTCGCCAACCGTTTCCTGGTCATGATGGGCGCACTGTTTCTCAGCATCTGGGGCACATGGACGATAATTAACACGCCGGTCGATGCGCTGCCTGACCTGTCAGATGTGCAGGTCATTATTAAAACCAGCTATCCCGGACAGGCCCCGCAGATTGTAGAAAACCAGGTCACCTATCCGCTTACCACCACCATGCTGTCCGTACCTGGCGCAAAAACCGTGCGTGGCTTTTCACAGTTCGGTGATTCGTATGTGTATGTCATTTTTGAAGACGGCACCGATCTGTACTGGGCCCGTTCGCGCGTGCTGGAATACCTGAATCAGGTTCAGGGCAAACTGCCTGCGGGTGTGAGCTCTGAAATCGGCCCGGACGCCACGGGAGTGGGCTGGATATTTGAATATGCCCTTGTCGATCGCAACGGAAAACACGA
It encodes:
- the cusF gene encoding cation efflux system protein CusF; the encoded protein is MRNSLKAVLFGAFSVMFSAGLHAETHQHGDMNAASDASVQQVIKGTGVVKDIDMNSKKITISHEAIPAVGWPAMTMRFTFVNADDAINALKTGNHVDFSFIQQGNISLLKSINVTQS
- the silB gene encoding Cu(+)/Ag(+) efflux RND transporter periplasmic adaptor subunit SilB — encoded protein: MASLKIKYAAIIISSLIAGGLISVTAWQYVNSSQKTVQTEQKAPERKVLFWYDPMKPDTKFDKPGKSPFMDMDLVPKYADESGDKSSGGIRIDPTQVQNLGLKTQKVTRGMLNYSQTIPANVSYNEYQFVIVQARSDGFVEKVYPLTIGDHVKKGTPLIDITIPEWVEAQSEFLLLSGTGGTSTQIKGVLERLRLAGMPEEDIQRLRSTRTIQTRFTIKAPIDGVITAFDLRTGMNISKDKVVAQIQGMDPVWISAAVPESIAYLLKDTSQFEISVPAYPDKTFHVEKWNILPSVDQTTRTLQVRLQVSNKDEFLKPGMNAYLKLNTKSQEMLLIPSQAVIDTGKEQRVITVDDEGKFVPKQIHVLHESQQQSGIGSGLNEGDTVVVSGLFLIDSEANITGALERMRHPEKTENSMPAMSEQPVNMHSGH